The Odocoileus virginianus isolate 20LAN1187 ecotype Illinois chromosome 24, Ovbor_1.2, whole genome shotgun sequence nucleotide sequence AAGAGGCGGGGAAGTCTGTGTGTGGATTCTGCaggcccaggccctgcccacctAGTGTTCCCAGGCCCTTGTTCCCAGGGTGAGGGCATCAGTGGAGGTTTAGGCTCAGGTCCGGGTGGGAGGAACCAGAAGGTGAAGTGAGGGGGACAGTGGAACCACAGTCAGAATCCAGGTCCAGGACAGTGTGGGGAGCCTGGGTGCCTGGTCCTAGCTGGCGCTCTCGAAGGCTCTGGAAATAACTCTGGAGGGGCAGGGCAGATAGGGCAGAATAAAGGGCCTGGATCAGAACCCACCCTCCCCCCCGACCATCCCCCTGTGCCTGCTGCCGCAGTCCCAGAGCAGCCCCCGTGCCTCCACTCACTGGAGCCAGACTGTCGGCAGGGTTCCGTGCGCTGGCAGGGAGCTGGCGCCGGTAGCTGCCTTCACAGAGCCCCGCCCCAGGGGAGGTCCGGTGCCACTTGGCCTCCTGATGATGGATCCGGAGGAGCTGGAGATGCCTTCGCTGGTGACTCAAGACCACTGCTTGGGAGGGGACAATACAGACTCAGGGAGGCCTCTTTAGACTCTGAAGCCCACCCCCAAATACACTCATACTCTAGAGAAACCCATTCGCTTTCCCTGTTACATCTCTCTCAAACCTCATCCCCCTCCCAGTTATTCTAAAGAAACTTTTCTTTGGAATCCTTCTGCTATTCCCTCCTGACTTCCCGGAGATCTTGCTATCCTTCCACATCCGTCCCCAGTAACTCTTCCCTGCTCCCCAACCTCTGGACAATTTCTCTTCTCATTCTTACCCAGGCTTTTGACTCCTCCAACTCTAACTTTTTTCAGTGGACTGCCTCATACACCTTAGACACCTCTGTCTTTTGCCCTCAAGTGTATTTTCCCTCTTAACCTCTTTAAGTCTGGGAACCAGGCACACAGGTTGTCTGCTGTCTATACCACGGCGGTAACTCACCATTGGCGTGGCCTCCATGTTCCTCATCCATGAGCTTCCACTGGGCCAGGGCCCCAAGGGCCCCCAGGGCTGGCCAGGTCCCCAGCAAGACCCAGCTATACCAGCAGAGAGGAGGCAAGGCTGGAAGTGCCTGCAAGCGTTGGCCCAGCCGACTGCCCAGCGCCAGCCCCTCCAGGAAGTAGTCAGCACAGGCCACCAGCACCGCAGCACCCAGCAGGGCTGTGCCCAGAACTGTGAATGGCCGTGGCCACCGAAGCGTAAACAGGGCTCCCAGCAGTGCCAGCCCCACCAGCCCCCCAGCTGGCACCCAGGCTGAAGGGGGTTGGTAGATGGGCTCAGTGCCCAGCAGGACCCCGGCTCCCAGGGTTAGGCCTAGTAGGAGACCAGTCAGGAAGAGCCCGACACTGCGAACCAGCATGGTGACCAGGCCGCAGAGGAGTCCGATGCCGAGCGCAATGCCCGCGCTCACCTCCAGACTCAGCTGTGTCTCTAGCACTCGCTCCTTATGGCACAGAAGGAAGATCACCAGGGCTCCTGACAGCAGGCCTGAGAGAAACATCACCGCCTTGAAGCAGCGGTAgcctgggaagggaggcaggaggcaaTGAGAGGCAGAAagtggtgggtgggggagggtcgACAGGGATAGGAATGGCTAACCAGAGGAGCAGAAGTCAGGAGCAGCACCCCCCAGGGACCTCACGGCCAAGGGCAGAAAGGGGGACTTTTCAGGAACTGTGAGGGGATGGGAGGGCAAATCAGGAGGGAAGATGGATGCATTGAGGGGAATAAGTATAGAGAAAATGTTTCGTCCTTCCAGGGATGGTAGACGGGAAGAAATCAGCACAGGCTAACCCAGGTTATTGGGGAATGGAATTTTGCagtgggaggaaaggggaggggtcAGAGCTGAAGGTGGGCGCGTGGGGGACAGAAGAAGAGCTGGCGAGAGCGGCATGGGCCACACTGGACTAGGCATCCCCCGACAGGGGTGGAGGGGGCCCgggcagaggaggaggctggCGTCGTGCCTGCGGGCGACAGCCTCGGGCAGCTGCCCCCCCGGAACCCCGGCCCCGCCCTCACCGAAGCAGCAGTAGATGATTCCAAAGCAGCAGCCAAGGGCACACACCAGGGCAGGTGCCAGGTCAGGACTGTCCTGGGGTTGCAAGACACATCTCAGGTCTggaggctctgggagttgttgattaAAGGGCCTGGGGTCAGAGGTCATGGCCAGGGGCAGCAAGGCTTCCTCCATGGCCGAAGAGAAGGTGGTCACAGAGGGGAAGGTCAGTATCAGCTCCTCTCATCCATCCATGAATGTCTTGAGGGGGCTGGGAAACCTGCAAGGGGGTAAGGGGGCAGGAACTCAGGTGCCCATGAACTCATGAACTCAGGatgccttttttttaaagaaaggccaATTTCAGGATGGAGCTTAGTTCTGCTGGGGAAACTGAAGAAACCTACAGGACAGGGATGAGAGCGGCCAGCTGTCTACCACCCTCTAAAACAAGGGCATTTAGTGGAACTTCCAATCTTGAAAGGTAATGAGTTTTGTCTCCCTGGCTtttcagggtggggtgggaggagtagGAAGTCCTCCGTCTGTGGAAGGGGTACTGTGGGCTGAAGGCTCAGCAGCCTGTCCCAGCTGAAAAGAGCTTGTCCCATCTACAGCTGGGACTCAAAATCATCCCACtggatggggaagggaggagtTGGTagaggggggaggagaaggaagagatacTGAGTCATGGCGGGGGTCTCCCAACAGCTGCTCCAAccccagagagggaagagggagaaaaagcagACCCCAGAAGAGGAATCAACCAGAGACAGTAACCGACACTTTGCAGGGTTGGGAAGCCTGGGCTTCAGGTGGAGATGGGGTTATTGGGGGAAGGTGTCCGTCCGGCCACAGTCTAATTCCCACCAATCCCTCATGGACTAAGCAGGCGCCTTGCTCACAGGCATCGCACATCCTCCCCTCAGGACACTGGTGGGACTCTACCTTTCCCTTTCCCTGGGGTGTCAGGGCTGCcagtgggatttgaacccagttccTGAGAGAACACCAAGGAGGGCCTGGCACTGGGGGCACTAAAGGAACGGGGTGGAGGGGGCACAGGCACGTCCTTTCAGCTGCCTTCTTTTGGATATCAAGGTCTTAACAGGCAGGGAGGGGACTTGGCCTGGGGAGTCCCTGGGGCTCCTCTCCTCAATCCTTGGAAGTCTGGGGACCCTAATCAAGGAGAGATTGGGGAGGGGGTGTTAACTACTCACCACCCTGTCAGGGCTGAGGAAAGGAGGGGGTAGACGTGCTTCCCTAGACCACCAGCTGCATCCCTGCCCAGAGTCTTAGGCGTCCGGGCGGCTGTCGGGCGTGGGCACCCCTAGGGCCACTCTGTTCTTTGCTCCCTAAACTCTTGCAAGTCGTATCGCAGCCCAAGCCCCAGTGAGCTAAAAGCAACCAGCTTGGGGGGTGGAGGAAGgggacagggtgtgtgtgtgggggtgacaTCACGGGGCGGGACCCTCCAAATcttttccctgtgtgtgtgtgggggggacccAGTTCGCCTACTGCTCTAGGCTGGGATCAGAGACCCCCAGCCATAGCCGGGAGGGGTTTTGGGGGACCCACAGGAGGTTTGGGGAATGGTCTCCGCACGCCCATGCGCTGACTCGGCAACTCGAAGCTTTCGGGTCCCCCTGGCGTCCCGGCGTTCCCCTACTCCGGCTTGGTTTCTCCCACTTCCCCGAGAATTGGAGCATTGTCTCCGGGAGAACTTGGTGGTCCGGATCGGGGACCCCGGGAAGGGGCTCTTACTGGTCTGGGGCGCCGGCCGGGGGCTCATGGGTAGAAAAACTTGCGGAGCAAGACAGGGGTCTGGAAGGGGGACTAACGTAGAGGCGTTTGCAGAGCAGGGGGCCGACAGAGAGGGTACCCAAGCCGGGTCTGCTTGGGGGCGGGGGCGCTTGTCAGCGTCGACCAAACCTCTTGGTATGCAAACGAGGTGCAAAGAAGCAAGCAGATGAGGGATGTGTTTTTTGGCACTCCGCTCGGGTCCTAAGCCCAGCGGAGCCACTCTCCCAGTCCTCCGGCCCCGCTTCGTGACGGGGCCTGAGAGCTGCATCCAGAGGGGCGGATACGGGCCGTGGGAGCTACAGTTATACAAGGCAGTTCGCCAGCTGGGTCAGGCGCTGCGGGGGCCGAGGGTTGCTGGGAAAGAAGGGGCAGCGAAGGAGGTCCAGGGTGGGGGCAGGCCCGAGGCGTCCTCCCCTCCGCTCCACCCCGCATGATACCAAAGGGCCTCTGTCCTTGTTGCAGGCAGCAGGGAAGGGGTCAGTGCGGTGGTTCCTCTACGTTCCCTGGTTTTGTCTGCAAGGGAAACAGACTGGGCTAGGTGGCTTTCCTCTATCTCCTGGTCTCAGCAAAGCCCAAGAACACAGCCAGAGGAACCCTGAGAACGTGCTCCCAGCCCGCAGGCGCTGCTGCAGCGCCCGCCTGCTTCGCTTCCGGTGGAGCAACCTTCGGGGCCTCCACTTCAGCCCGCGGAGGGCGGCAGCAAAGGGCCCTTTAAAGGGCGGAGCCAGCGGTTCCCCAGGACCACCTCCTCTGGTTCGACTTAGCCTGCAGGACTGGCTTGCACCTCGGCCGACCGCTTTTACATTTCCTTCCCGTGTCTTCCCTGGTGACCTC carries:
- the LOC110147171 gene encoding transmembrane protein 198-like isoform X2 — protein: MEEALLPLAMTSDPRPFNQQLPEPPDLRCVLQPQDSPDLAPALVCALGCCFGIIYCCFGYRCFKAVMFLSGLLSGALVIFLLCHKERVLETQLSLEVSAGIALGIGLLCGLVTMLVRSVGLFLTGLLLGLTLGAGVLLGTEPIYQPPSAWVPAGGLVGLALLGALFTLRWPRPFTVLGTALLGAAVLVACADYFLEGLALGSRLGQRLQALPALPPLCWYSWVLLGTWPALGALGALAQWKLMDEEHGGHANVVLSHQRRHLQLLRIHHQEAKWHRTSPGAGLCEGSYRRQLPASARNPADSLAPSYFQSLRERQLGPGTQAPHTVLDLDSDCGSTVPLTSPSGSSHPDLSLNLH
- the LOC110147171 gene encoding transmembrane protein 198-like isoform X3, producing the protein MFLSGLLSGALVIFLLCHKERVLETQLSLEVSAGIALGIGLLCGLVTMLVRSVGLFLTGLLLGLTLGAGVLLGTEPIYQPPSAWVPAGGLVGLALLGALFTLRWPRPFTVLGTALLGAAVLVACADYFLEGLALGSRLGQRLQALPALPPLCWYSWVLLGTWPALGALGALAQWKLMDEEHGGHANAVVLSHQRRHLQLLRIHHQEAKWHRTSPGAGLCEGSYRRQLPASARNPADSLAPSYFQSLRERQLGPGTQAPHTVLDLDSDCGSTVPLTSPSGSSHPDLSLNLH
- the LOC110147171 gene encoding transmembrane protein 198-like isoform X1, whose amino-acid sequence is MEEALLPLAMTSDPRPFNQQLPEPPDLRCVLQPQDSPDLAPALVCALGCCFGIIYCCFGYRCFKAVMFLSGLLSGALVIFLLCHKERVLETQLSLEVSAGIALGIGLLCGLVTMLVRSVGLFLTGLLLGLTLGAGVLLGTEPIYQPPSAWVPAGGLVGLALLGALFTLRWPRPFTVLGTALLGAAVLVACADYFLEGLALGSRLGQRLQALPALPPLCWYSWVLLGTWPALGALGALAQWKLMDEEHGGHANAVVLSHQRRHLQLLRIHHQEAKWHRTSPGAGLCEGSYRRQLPASARNPADSLAPSYFQSLRERQLGPGTQAPHTVLDLDSDCGSTVPLTSPSGSSHPDLSLNLH